The following proteins come from a genomic window of Triticum dicoccoides isolate Atlit2015 ecotype Zavitan unplaced genomic scaffold, WEW_v2.0 scaffold68397, whole genome shotgun sequence:
- the LOC119347459 gene encoding putative ripening-related protein 4 produces MANLRKLLAMFALVMLLSQLRVHGVCVSVGSSLNVTTEAKHLRGRCHISGFLHGKSGDCDRDHGSVCCKDGHRYPQFRCSPPVSADTPAIVTLNSFARGGDSGGKSFCDSRFHKDTELVVALSTGWLRLDGKRRCNKMIRINGNGRAVLAQVVDECDSVYGCDSEHNFEPPCPYNDVDASPAVWKALGLKEEIGVFKITWSDV; encoded by the coding sequence ATGGCCAACTTGAGGAAGCTATTAGCTATGTTTGCTCTCGTGATGCTCCTGTCACAGCTTCGCGTCCATGGTGTCTGTGTGTCCGTGGGCAGCAGCTTGAACGTTACTACAGAGGCCAAACATCTTCGCGGCAGGTGCCACATCAGTGGCTTCCTGCATGGCAAATCCGGAGATTGCGATAGGGATCACGGCTCGGTCTGCTGTAAAGACGGTCACCGCTACCCGCAATTCAGATGCTCGCCCCCGGTGTCGGCCGACACGCCAGCGATCGTAACTCTGAACAGCTTCGCACGAGGTGGAGACAGCGGCGGCAAATCGTTCTGCGACAGCCGCTTCCACAAGGACACCGAGCTGGTGGTGGCGCTATCAACGGGGTGGTTGCGCCTGGACGGCAAGCGCAGGTGCAACAAGATGATCCGCATCAACGGGAACGGGCGTGCCGTGCTGGCCCAGGTCGTCGACGAGTGTGACTCGGTGTACGGCTGCGACTCCGAGCACAACTTCGAGCCACCGTGCCCATACAATGATGTAGATGCGTCACCGGCAGTGTGGAAGGCGCTGGGGCTCAAGGAGGAGATTGGAGTGTTCAAGATCACTTGGTCTGATGTGTGA